In the Methermicoccus shengliensis DSM 18856 genome, TTGGGAGGTGAGAGGCTTGCATAGTATTGGCGATTTAGGAGAGATTGAGCTTGACGCCCTCAAAGAGCTTGGTAATATAGGCGTTGGACATGCTGCTACATCTCTTTCTCGAATGCTTGGCAGACTGGTTGTCATGAGCGTGCCAAATGTCAGAGTTGTCAAAATTTCTGAACTTCATGAAGTTATTGAAACTGAGAAAATCGTTGCAGGAGTGGTCACAGCACTAGAAGACATGGAAAATGGGCAAGCAGGTTTTCTTTATGTCACATTTCCTGAAAGCTCTTCCGAAAAGGTAGTAAGGATTTTACTTGGGGATAGCAGTGATGAAGAGTTGATGGATTCAGCAATAATGGAAATTGGTAACATTTTATCTTCTTCGTTCTGCGATGCAACTGCTGAGATGCTTGGAATTGTTTTGATGCCGACACCACCCAGTTTTGCGAAAGATTACTCCATAGCTGTCGTCGATGCAGTGGTTTCGCAGCTTGCAGATAAAAGTGACCACATAGTAATTTTTGAGACAGAGTTGAGGGAGAGGGAGGATGCGATAGAAATTCTCGTTATGCTCATGCCTAGCGAGACGTTTGTTAACTATATTCTCAAGATGCTCAGCATGGTGGAATAATGGAGATACTCGTTGGCATCGGCGAGTTCAGAGTTGCCAAGGGGGCTGTACTTAAAACAGTGGGGCTGGGTTCATGTGTTGGTATAGCGCTATATGATCCTTCAGTAAGAGTTGGCGGCTTAGCTCATGTTATGTTGCCCCATTCTTCCAATGGAACCGCAAGGAGTGCAAAGTATGCCGACCATGCCGTAGAAATGATGCTTGAAGCAATGGAAAGAGCGGGTAGTGGAGGAGAGGGTATTGTTGCAAAAATTGCTGGTGGGGCACAGATATTTAAGCACATGACCCTCGATGTATTTAAGATAGGGGAAAGGAATGTCGAGGCAATAAAAGAAAATCTTGAAAATTTTGGAATACGGCTTGTTTCAGAAGATGTGGGGGGAACACAGGGAAGGACAATTTCTTTTTTTACTCAAGATGGAAGAATGCTGATTAAATACACCAATGGTGGGGAGTCATGGATTTAGCCTTTAAAAGTCTTGTAAACTATGCAAGCAGAAAATCTGGCGTAAATCTTACCCAGTACAGAGAGAATTATTTAAGGAGGAGAATAGAGTTCAGAATGAAAATTCTTGGTGTTACAAGCTTCGATGCGTATCTCAAGATGCTGCAAAATGACGGTAAGGAGATTGACAAGCTCCTCAACACCATAACAATAAACGTTACAGAGTTTATGAGGGATAAGACACCTTTTGAGTTCTTTATGAACCATGTGCTGCCCGATATAGCCAGAAGAAAAGAAAAGGTGAAGGGCAATCTCTTGCGTTTCTGGAGTGCTGCATGCTCCTTTGGTGAGGAGCCTTACACCATAGCTATTTGCGTATTCGAAGCCCTTGGCAGCAAATGGTCCGTTTCGATATATGCCACGGATATAGATGATGAGTGCCTCAGGGTGGCTAAGGATGGTTTTTACAGACCCACTCAGCTAAAAAATCTTGGCAAAGATCTGCTTGAGAAATATTTTGAGAAAGAAGAGGATGGATACCGGGTTAAAAGTTTTCTGAGAAGGTGTGTCAAGTTTAAAAAACACGATTTGACAACTCAGGAGCCAGTATCGAGATACCTCGATGCTGTATTCTGCAGGAATGTCATGATTTATTTCAGTGAGCAGCAGAAGATCAAGGTTGTGAATGACTTCTATGAGGCACTTGTTGATGGTGGATATCTCGTCATTGGAAAGAGTGAGACCCTTCCGGCTGGATTTAAGGATAAGTTCGAATGTATTAATTTGAGAGAGAAGGTTTATCGCAAGTTTTCGAATTTGGCTAACAGTTGTGAGGAAGAATGATAATGCCGTTAAGATTAGATTAAGAGACCAAGAAAGCATTAATTTATAGAGTGTCTCCTTCCATGGGTAAACATAAGAGATGTGGCTTTTCAAAAGACGAATTTATAAAACTACTTAATTTAGCTAAAGAACTGAAGTCTCTTCAAAAGAAAACAAGAAATAAGACTAAAACAAACATAGAACACTTAATTTCAAACTTTGTGAACCCACCGAACTCCCAGATGAAGTCTTGGCGAGAAGCCAGGATGGAACGGGAGAAGCCCCCTCTGTAAGGACTGGGCAGTTCACGTGCTTTACTTAGCCACGCCTTCTGAGGAACAGAGCGGCGAGAACAGAACACATACTTATTAGTGCCCCAAACCCGGGAAGAGACGTGTCATTGGTTTCCGATGCAGATGTATCAGTGCCATTGGTTTCCGATGCAGCATGCCCCTCAGAGAGCATATCTTGTTCCCGGGAGGTATTCTGTTCCTCTATGCCCGGCTCTCTCACGCTAACCTCCACGGGCGAGGAGAACACAGTGGCTCTGTAGTTCTGGAGATTCTCAAAGCTAACATAGGCTGGGGGAAGGATGTATGTTCCAGGCTTCTCAAAGCGGATTACATAAGTCAGGGTGCGGATCTCGTTTCTTTGCATGATGGCGTGGTCGGTGAGGTTGCCGCTCACAAGCACTGCCCCATCGGGAATCGAGTCCATAACGTCCACTTTCGCTCTCATGTCCCACAGTACCTTCGTGCTAACGTCCACAAGCACGTTCTCGCCCACCAATGGCTCAGTGGTGTTCACACTCTTTACCACGCTCACGTTCGGGGCATACACACTCAGAGAGGGCTCATCAGAGGTGATGGAGTAGTTGGTGCCGCAAAGCACAAAGCTCGCTGTTGCTGGTGGCAGGGTGATGGATATCTTAGAGGAGGACTCGTCGCCAGCAAGCCACGACCCATACACCACTCTCAGACGGTATGAGAATTCTGCGCGCTCTCCAGGTGCAATGCTCACATTCCAGCTCAGATTCTCGGACGGGTCGAGCATCTCAAGCCCGGCTGGTGGCGTATCCACGATGCGAACGTCGTGGAGTGCATATATCCCATCGTTTTCGATGTACAACTTCACACCCACCGTGTCGTTCACCCTCGCCCACGTAGGATAGCACCTCTTCATGAACCTTATGTCCTCCGTGCTCCACATGGGTAAAACCTCGATGGTGTGAGTGGTGCTCGCGCTGTATCGCTCACCCTTTATATCCTTCCCCTCCACACTCACGTTTATGGCAAAGTAGCGGGTGATGAGCGACTCCTTCATCGTCTTTGGGTATGGAAGCTCAAACACGAGGGTGTGGCTCACCTCGCCGTCCTTTGGTAGCTCTCCGACGTGTATGCACGTCCGGCCGGTGAGAAGCTTCAGCTCTCCAATATCCACATTTACCTCGCATTCGTAGAGGTCGGCCGAGCCATCGTTCTTGACCTTCAGGGTGAACTCAATTCGCTTTTTCTGCTCTGGTGCGGGCCCTCTCGGAGGGGTGTAGCTATGCCTGTCGGTGGATGTGGTGATCGTGATGGCTGGACGACCCCTGACCTCAGTCCTTATAATGGCATAGGGGTCGTACACATCTGTCTCGAACGTCTTATTTGGTGCGTGAATGCTCTCTGCCGTGATCCTCAGCTCGTCCTCGTACTCGTAGGACTCGCCCTCCCTCAGGACGATAGTGCGAACGAGCGTGCCATTCGCGTATAGCTCGAGCCCGACGAACTTTCCGCTCACCTTCCCCCTCTCGTCGAGCTTGGGCAGGTTAACGCACACGATTTCATATGTACCTCGAGAGTAGGAATCCCCCCAGTGCAGTGTTGCAGTCTGAGGGTCGCTCCACTGGACGCAGCGCTCGTCCGCGATGCATACGGGGAGGAGGGCAGATAGCATGAGCGCCAACAGAATAAGACGCCCTATAAGGGTCATGGCATTTAGTTTGAGGACAATCAGATAAGTTTTTTTGGGTTACTTCCAGCCACACCATTTTGAAAGTGCTGCCAATTTTTCTTGGATGAGGGAGCTACTCACCTGCGTATAGGTGAGCTCTCAGCACGCCACCACGGCCGGGGTCGGGCCGTTCACGAGCCCCCCCGATGCCACATGCCACGTGCCACATGCCACTCCTCTCAATCATGGCTTTTGACGGGTGGCGCACATTTTCTTTCAAGCTCTGCACACAAGGACACAGAGAACACCTGTGCAGCTGTCACGGGGATAGTTGTTAAATTAAAGATACCCACCCTCCAATTCACCACAAATTCACCACACCCTCAACGGTTGTCCTCTCAGCGACAGCTTATAGACCTCGTGGACAATAACAGATAAATACATCCCAGTGCACACAGGTGCACATGCCAGCTAAACTACCCACCTGCGAGCTTCCAGACGTGCAGGCAAACCACCCGGAGATTCCCATAAACCTCACGAGGGTGGGGGTGACCAACGTCAAAAAGCTCGTTGAGGTGGCAAGGGAGAAAAAACGCCCCATTATCCTGATATCCAAGTTCGATATCTTTGTTGACCTTCCATCCAGCCGAAAGGGTGCGAATCTTTCGAGAAACTCCGAGGTAATCAACGAGGTGCTGGAGGAGGCGCTAAGCTCGCCTGTATACGAGATAGAAGACCTGTGCGAGGCCGTGGCGACTAAGCTGCTTGAAAGGCACGAGTATGCCTCCAGAGCCGAGGTCAGGATGGTGAGTGAGTACAACGTGAAGCGCACGTCTCCAGACACCCACACCGAGTGTCAGGAGATGGTGGAGATTTTCGCAGAGGCTGTGGCTATGCGCTCTCCAGAGGAGCGCACCATCAAGATGGTGGGTGCAGAGGTGGTGGGCATGACCGCATGCCCATGTGCTCAGGGAATCATGAAGGAAAAGGCAATCCACGAGCTCAGGGCACTTGACATACCAGAGGACAAGATAGAAAAGTTTTTAGAGCGCATGCCCATGCCCACACACAACCAGAGGGGGAGGGGTAGAATTTCAATACAGGTGCACAATAACGAGAAGGTCTCGCTCAACAAAATAATACACATCATAGAGGACTCCATGAGCAGCAGGGTGTATGAGATACTAAAGCGGGACGATGAGGCGGTCGTGGTGTACGAGGCACACAAAAACCCCAAGTTCGTGGAGGACTGCGTGCGCACGATGGCTCAGAGGGTGCTGGAGGAGTTCCCCAACCTCTCTGATGATGCGGTGGTGTCGCTGGTCCAGATCAACGAAGAGAGCATACACAACCACAACGCCTTTGCCGA is a window encoding:
- a CDS encoding chemotaxis protein CheC → MHSIGDLGEIELDALKELGNIGVGHAATSLSRMLGRLVVMSVPNVRVVKISELHEVIETEKIVAGVVTALEDMENGQAGFLYVTFPESSSEKVVRILLGDSSDEELMDSAIMEIGNILSSSFCDATAEMLGIVLMPTPPSFAKDYSIAVVDAVVSQLADKSDHIVIFETELREREDAIEILVMLMPSETFVNYILKMLSMVE
- a CDS encoding chemotaxis protein CheD, whose translation is MEILVGIGEFRVAKGAVLKTVGLGSCVGIALYDPSVRVGGLAHVMLPHSSNGTARSAKYADHAVEMMLEAMERAGSGGEGIVAKIAGGAQIFKHMTLDVFKIGERNVEAIKENLENFGIRLVSEDVGGTQGRTISFFTQDGRMLIKYTNGGESWI
- a CDS encoding CheR family methyltransferase encodes the protein MDLAFKSLVNYASRKSGVNLTQYRENYLRRRIEFRMKILGVTSFDAYLKMLQNDGKEIDKLLNTITINVTEFMRDKTPFEFFMNHVLPDIARRKEKVKGNLLRFWSAACSFGEEPYTIAICVFEALGSKWSVSIYATDIDDECLRVAKDGFYRPTQLKNLGKDLLEKYFEKEEDGYRVKSFLRRCVKFKKHDLTTQEPVSRYLDAVFCRNVMIYFSEQQKIKVVNDFYEALVDGGYLVIGKSETLPAGFKDKFECINLREKVYRKFSNLANSCEEE
- a CDS encoding PGF-CTERM sorting domain-containing protein, with the protein product MTLIGRLILLALMLSALLPVCIADERCVQWSDPQTATLHWGDSYSRGTYEIVCVNLPKLDERGKVSGKFVGLELYANGTLVRTIVLREGESYEYEDELRITAESIHAPNKTFETDVYDPYAIIRTEVRGRPAITITTSTDRHSYTPPRGPAPEQKKRIEFTLKVKNDGSADLYECEVNVDIGELKLLTGRTCIHVGELPKDGEVSHTLVFELPYPKTMKESLITRYFAINVSVEGKDIKGERYSASTTHTIEVLPMWSTEDIRFMKRCYPTWARVNDTVGVKLYIENDGIYALHDVRIVDTPPAGLEMLDPSENLSWNVSIAPGERAEFSYRLRVVYGSWLAGDESSSKISITLPPATASFVLCGTNYSITSDEPSLSVYAPNVSVVKSVNTTEPLVGENVLVDVSTKVLWDMRAKVDVMDSIPDGAVLVSGNLTDHAIMQRNEIRTLTYVIRFEKPGTYILPPAYVSFENLQNYRATVFSSPVEVSVREPGIEEQNTSREQDMLSEGHAASETNGTDTSASETNDTSLPGFGALISMCSVLAALFLRRRG
- the mptA gene encoding GTP cyclohydrolase MptA codes for the protein MPAKLPTCELPDVQANHPEIPINLTRVGVTNVKKLVEVAREKKRPIILISKFDIFVDLPSSRKGANLSRNSEVINEVLEEALSSPVYEIEDLCEAVATKLLERHEYASRAEVRMVSEYNVKRTSPDTHTECQEMVEIFAEAVAMRSPEERTIKMVGAEVVGMTACPCAQGIMKEKAIHELRALDIPEDKIEKFLERMPMPTHNQRGRGRISIQVHNNEKVSLNKIIHIIEDSMSSRVYEILKRDDEAVVVYEAHKNPKFVEDCVRTMAQRVLEEFPNLSDDAVVSLVQINEESIHNHNAFAERVATIGELRDELSWRRG